Part of the Mycolicibacterium mengxianglii genome is shown below.
GTCGCCGCCTCGACGATGGGATTCTGCGATGTCGGCAGGCTCAGCGGCGCTTCGTGATCCAGCGCCTCGGCGACCAGGTCCGCCATGGTGCGGAAGAAGCCGTCGGATTGCGGGCACCCCACCGGACGTTCGATGGGCCAGCGCAATGCGTAGATCATCATTTCCCGGATCAGTGGCGAGACCGCCAGGATGCGGGCCCGGTCGCCACCGTCGGCGATCAGCGTGGGATCGAACATCACCGCAACCGTCCGCACGTCGGGGTTCATGATCGCCTGGTGGTCCAGCCCGGCGGGAATCCAGGCGGCTTGCTGTGGCGGCAGCAGATAGTGCGCGGAGTTGGTTTCCACTTCGACGACTCCGTGCAGCGCGTACTCGATCTGATGTACGTCATGGGAGTGCCATCCGGTGATCAGTGCCTCGCCCTCGTAGAGGTAGCTGCCACCGAGCGCGCGGCCGCTTCGGCGCAAGTCGATGACCCGATGTGCATGACGGTCCGCCATGTTGGCCGCTTCGGATAAGACTCTGGCCGATGACGCAGAGACGGTCATGGATTCACACGGTACTACTTGGAACATGAAGACCGACGACCTGATTCTCGTGAGTATTGACGACCATGTGGTGGAACCGCCCGACATGTTCCTCAACCACGTGCCGGAGAAGTACAAGTCCGAGGCGCCGATCGTCGTCACCGATGACAATGGCGTCGACCAGTGGATGTATCAGGGCCGCCCGCAAGGCGTCAGCGGACTCAATGCGGTGGTGTCCTGGCCGCCGGAGGAATGGGGCCGTGACCCTGCCGGTTTCGCCGAGATGCGTCCGGGCGTCTACGACGTGCACGAGCGGGTCCGGGACATGAGCCGCAACGGCATCCTGGCGTCGATGTGTTTTCCCACCTTCACCGGTTTCTCCGCGCGGCACCTCAACATGCACCGCGAAGACGTCACGCTGGTGATGGTCTCGGCGTACAACGACTGGCACATCGACGAGTGGGCGGGCTCCTACCCGGGCCGCTTCATCCCGATCGCGGTGTTGCCGACGTGGAACCCCGAAGCGATGTGCAACGAGATCCGCCGGGTGGCGGCCAAGGGTTGCCGGGCGGTGACAATGCCCGAACTGCCCCACCTCGAAGGGCTGCCGAGCTACCACGACGGTGACTACTGGGGTCCGGTTTTCCGGACACTCTCCGAGGAGAACGTGGTGATGTGCCTGCACATCGGCACCGGCTTCGGGGCGATCAGCATGGCGCCCAACGCGCCGATCGACAACCTGATCATCCTCGCCACCCAGGTGTCGGCCATGTGCGCGCAGGACCTGTTGTGGGGGCCGGCGATGCGCAGCTATCCGGACCTGAAGTTCGCCTTCTCCGAGGGCGGGATCGGCTGGATCCCCTTCTATCTGGACCGCAGCGACCGCCACTACACCAACCAGAAGTGGCTGCGCCGCGATTTCGGCGACAAACTGCCCAGCGACGTGTTCCGTGAGCATTCGCTGGCCTGCTACGTCACCGACAAGACGTCGCTGAAACTGCGCCACGAGATCGGCATCAACAACATCGCCTGGGAGTGCGACTACCCGCACTCGGACTGCTTCTGGCCCGATGCGCCCGAACAGGTGCTCGCCGAACTCAACGCCGCCGGCGCCGACGACTCCGACATCAACAAGATCACCTGGGAGAACTCCTGCCGATTCTTCGGCTGGGATCCGTTCACGCACACCGCACGCGAGGATGCGACGGTCGGCGCGCTGCGGGCGACGGCCACCGATGTGGACACCTCGATCAAGCCGCGCAAGGAGTGGGCGCGACTGTACGACGAGAAGCAGTTCGCGACGACCCGGAGTCGCTGACGGCCGGCGTCTCAGCCAGGCAGTATCGACTCACCCTCGACGCGAATGGCTTTGGCCTCCAGCGGCTTTGTCGCCGGCCCAGTGGCGACCGTGCCGTCGAGGTTGAACTTGCTGCCGTGACAGGGGCAGTTGATGGTGCCGTCGGACACCGAGTTCACCCGGCAGCCGGCGTGGGTGCAGACGGTCGAAAAGCCTTTGAACTCGCCGCTGGCCGGCTGCGTCAGGACGATGTCCTCGACGATGATGCCGGATCCGACCGGCACGTCGGCGGTGCCGGCCAACGCCGCGGGCGCCGATCCAGGTTCGGCGCTGGTCTCGGCGGCGGAGTCCTGACTGTAGGTGGAGCAGGCGGTGGCGGTGAAGGCCGCAACGCCTACGCCGAGGCCGCACAGGAACTGCGGCCGGGACAGGTGAAGGTCGCGGCCGGGAGAATCGGGAGCTGTCATGAGGGAATCCTCTTCCTCGTAAGGTCAGATCGTCAGGCCTTTGAGCTGGAAAAACCACAACGCCGAGGTCAACCAGGTGTAGACGAGCACGAAAAACAGCAACCCGCCGGCGATGGGCAGCACCCACGCCGCGAGCCGCGCTCTGGTCAGCAGCACCATTTTGGTCACGAACGCGCCGTAGAAGAAGCAGCCGAACAGGGAGTGGAACAGCACCCGCTGATCGCCGGTCTGGAAGCCCAGCGCGTAGAGGCAGTGCACTGCCACCGGGACGCTGGCCAGCACGGCCAACCGGCCTGACCAGATGTGTGCACTGCGCAGCCATGATGGGGTTCGCGCCCGAGGTAACAACCGGTACATGGCCATTGCCGAGAGCAGTTGGAACACCCCCAGTGCCACCGCGACAGTGGCCAACCATGACTTGACGGCCGCGGGGCTGGAGAAGCCGGCGATGTTCAGAGCGAAGAACCGCGGTTCGTGCACCTGGGCGTAGGCCCCCAGCGCCACTGCCACCAGAGCGCCGGCCAGGACCGCGCCGAGCGCGCCGGCCGCCGAGCCGTGTGAGGCCGGGCGTACCGCGGCGACGGTGTCAGCGTCACTGTCGATCTCACTGTGCATCGACGGTCTCCGGTGCGCTGAAGTTCCAGGACCGGTCACCGAGGGCCAAGGTCCCGGCCACGGTGCGTCCCTGCAGGCGGCCGTCGAGCTGACCGCCGGGCCCGGTGAGGTGCACCGAGTCCCCGGTCACCGGTCCGGACAGCCACGTCTCGATGGCGGCACCGTCGCACACGTAGGCGCGGGCAGTGTCCTCCGTGACGGTCAGGTCGACGACGATCGTTGCGCCTTTGGTGGGGATATCGGCGGAATAGGTTGCGGTGTCGGGGAATTGGTTGACGGGCCCGGGCTTGGGGGAGGCGGTGGTCGCGGCGGCGGGCGCCGACACCACTTCCAGCCCCCGGCCGGGGTCTTCGGAGATGTTGGCCAGCCACAGCCCGGCGCCGGCGACGGCTACCGCGGCCAGGGAGACAATCGGTCCGCGAAAGGTCATGGCGTTCTCCTTGATCGACGTTCACGTGCTTGCATGAACATCGATCCTCGGCCGAACTCGATCGCCGAACTTGGAGCCCGCGTGGAGATTGGCTGGAGATTGTCCGGATGACGGGGATCTCAGGCGGGAATGACGACCGTCAGTTCGTTGCCGTCACGCTCGACCGTCATCCCGGCCCGCCGGGCCACTGTCGCCACTGCAGCGGCGTCGCCGGGTTCGGCACGGCCCGAGGCCAGCGCCCGGGCCAGGCGGCCCTTGTGCGCCTTGTTGAAGTGGCTCACCACTGTGCGACGTCCGTCGGAGTGCTCGGCCAGCACGTCGACCCGCACGGCGCCGGGCAGCCGGCCGAGTCCGGCATAGGAGCCTGACCGCAGATCCACCACCAGGTCGGTCGCGGCGATGTCGGCCAGGACGGGCTCCAGCACGGGGCGCCACCGGGCCGAGAGTGTCGGCCGGCCTGGCAGTTTCGACCCGGCAGAGAGTCGGTATGCGGGCACCTGATCGTCGGCCCGCAGCACGCCGAACAATGCGGACCCCACCGCCAGGCGGGCATGGGCACGGGTGGCGGCGGCGCCGCGCAGCGATTCGATGTCCAAGGCGTCGTAGAGCACCCCGGTGTAGCGGTGGATCGCCGGCATCGTCGCCGAGGTGAGCAGTGTCGCGTTGCGATCGATCTCGGCGTCCTGGGCCGCAGAGATCCCCAGTGCCGCCCTACTGGCGGGCCGGTCGGCGGCCAGGGCGACCAGGTCGTCGACCAGGGCTGCCCGCAGCGGGGTCAGCTCGGGAGACGACAGCGCCTCGAACGCCAGCGGCTCGCCGTCGCCGCCGGTCCGTTTGGTCTCCGAGGGCGGCAGCAGCACGATCACGGCAGGGACCTTAACCGAGTCGCGCCCCACCCCGTCGCCTCGGGCAGATGCGGGGTTACATTTCAGGCAACGAATGTCACGAGGAAGGGTGGAGCATGGCAGGCGCAAGCGCGGACATCTGGGAGGTGATGTCGACGGCGCGGACCATCCGGAAATTCACCGATGAACCGGTTGACGACGCGACGCTGGGGCGCTGTCTGCAGGCGGCGACCTGGGCGCCGTCGGGTGCGAACGCGCAGGAGTGGCGCTTTGTGGTCCTGCGTTCACCCGAGCAACGTGCCGTGGTGGCCAAGGCGGCCGCACACGCGCTGGCGGTCATCGAACCCGTCTACGGAATGACCCGTCCAGCCGACGACGACCACGGTCAGCGGGCCCGCACCTATCGTGCCACCTATGAATTGCACGACCGCGCAGAAGAATTCACCTCGGTGCTGTTCACCCAGCGACGCTTCGCGACGGCCTCGGAGCTGCTGCTGGGTGGATCGATCTTCCCGGCGATGCAGAACTTCCTGCTCGCCGCGCGCGCCCAGGGCCTGGGCGCGTGCCTGACCAGTTGGGGTTCCTACGGCGGAGAGCAGCTGTTGCGCGACGCGGTGGGGGTGCCGTCGGACTGGATGATCGCCGGTCACGTCGTCATCGGCTGGCCCCGCGGCAATCACGGGCCGCTGCGCCGCCGGTCCCTGGCCGCCAGCGTGCATCTCGATCACTGGGGGCAGCCGGCGCCGCAGATCACCGCCGCCGTCACCTCACCCGCGCGCGAGTAGCAGCGGAACCCGCTGCTCGGCGGGGGTCAGGGAACCGTGGTGTCCCACCAGTGCCGACTCCGACGGTTCGACCTGGCGGCGCACCAGCACGGCCGATTCGGTGGCCGCGACCACCAGGTCGCCGATCCGGTGCCGGACCCGGTCGCTGACCGGACCGCCGAACCAGCCGGCCTCGATGGCCTCGTCGCGGCTGGCCACCCACGCGCGACCCGCCAAGGCTTCGCGCCACGTGTCGGCCACCGAAGCGTCGGCGCCGGCGGTCACGTAGACGTGCCGGGCTCGGGGCTCACCGCCGATACTGTGCACGCCGGCGAGCAGGTGCGGTGCGCTGTCGATGTCCACCACCTGGGCCGGGTCGGCCGTGACCATGCCGTGGTCGGCGACGACTGCCAGCAGGGCGCCTGCGGGCAGCGCGTCGACCACCGATTCCACCAAGCGGTCCACCTGCCGTAGCTGCATCCGCCAGGCCGCCGAGCCGGGGCCGTACAGGTGTCCCACCAGATCCAGCTCGCTGTGATAGCCGTAGCAGAAGCCGCGGTCGTCGAGTACTCGGCTCACCCCGGCGGCCAGATCGCCCAGGGCGTGTACGCCCACATACGTCGCGCCACGCAGTACCGCCCGGGTCAGTCCGGAGCCGGCGAACTCAGAACCGCTCACCACGCTGACCGCGACGCCGGCGGCCGCGGCGCGTTCGAATGTCGTCGGTAATGGCTGGACGTCCTCGGGGATCAGGGTGTCGCGCAGGTCCGGGCCCCACGGGTGGGGACGCCATCGCAGCGCG
Proteins encoded:
- the yaaA gene encoding peroxide stress protein YaaA, which gives rise to MIVLLPPSETKRTGGDGEPLAFEALSSPELTPLRAALVDDLVALAADRPASRAALGISAAQDAEIDRNATLLTSATMPAIHRYTGVLYDALDIESLRGAAATRAHARLAVGSALFGVLRADDQVPAYRLSAGSKLPGRPTLSARWRPVLEPVLADIAATDLVVDLRSGSYAGLGRLPGAVRVDVLAEHSDGRRTVVSHFNKAHKGRLARALASGRAEPGDAAAVATVARRAGMTVERDGNELTVVIPA
- a CDS encoding DUF6529 family protein; the encoded protein is MHSEIDSDADTVAAVRPASHGSAAGALGAVLAGALVAVALGAYAQVHEPRFFALNIAGFSSPAAVKSWLATVAVALGVFQLLSAMAMYRLLPRARTPSWLRSAHIWSGRLAVLASVPVAVHCLYALGFQTGDQRVLFHSLFGCFFYGAFVTKMVLLTRARLAAWVLPIAGGLLFFVLVYTWLTSALWFFQLKGLTI
- a CDS encoding amidohydrolase family protein; translated protein: MKTDDLILVSIDDHVVEPPDMFLNHVPEKYKSEAPIVVTDDNGVDQWMYQGRPQGVSGLNAVVSWPPEEWGRDPAGFAEMRPGVYDVHERVRDMSRNGILASMCFPTFTGFSARHLNMHREDVTLVMVSAYNDWHIDEWAGSYPGRFIPIAVLPTWNPEAMCNEIRRVAAKGCRAVTMPELPHLEGLPSYHDGDYWGPVFRTLSEENVVMCLHIGTGFGAISMAPNAPIDNLIILATQVSAMCAQDLLWGPAMRSYPDLKFAFSEGGIGWIPFYLDRSDRHYTNQKWLRRDFGDKLPSDVFREHSLACYVTDKTSLKLRHEIGINNIAWECDYPHSDCFWPDAPEQVLAELNAAGADDSDINKITWENSCRFFGWDPFTHTAREDATVGALRATATDVDTSIKPRKEWARLYDEKQFATTRSR
- a CDS encoding QcrA and Rieske domain-containing protein; its protein translation is MTAPDSPGRDLHLSRPQFLCGLGVGVAAFTATACSTYSQDSAAETSAEPGSAPAALAGTADVPVGSGIIVEDIVLTQPASGEFKGFSTVCTHAGCRVNSVSDGTINCPCHGSKFNLDGTVATGPATKPLEAKAIRVEGESILPG
- a CDS encoding alkaline phosphatase family protein, which translates into the protein MSLPQPDSSLPHLADVVPSILAAMDIHDLGGGLDVGSEVAGACVLLIDGLGADLLDTYAADAPVLAGLRGQTLQVGFPSTTAAGLAAIGTGRRSGQHGMVGYSFRLPTGDPDSPVFNALRWRPHPWGPDLRDTLIPEDVQPLPTTFERAAAAGVAVSVVSGSEFAGSGLTRAVLRGATYVGVHALGDLAAGVSRVLDDRGFCYGYHSELDLVGHLYGPGSAAWRMQLRQVDRLVESVVDALPAGALLAVVADHGMVTADPAQVVDIDSAPHLLAGVHSIGGEPRARHVYVTAGADASVADTWREALAGRAWVASRDEAIEAGWFGGPVSDRVRHRIGDLVVAATESAVLVRRQVEPSESALVGHHGSLTPAEQRVPLLLARG
- a CDS encoding nitroreductase family protein, translating into MAGASADIWEVMSTARTIRKFTDEPVDDATLGRCLQAATWAPSGANAQEWRFVVLRSPEQRAVVAKAAAHALAVIEPVYGMTRPADDDHGQRARTYRATYELHDRAEEFTSVLFTQRRFATASELLLGGSIFPAMQNFLLAARAQGLGACLTSWGSYGGEQLLRDAVGVPSDWMIAGHVVIGWPRGNHGPLRRRSLAASVHLDHWGQPAPQITAAVTSPARE
- a CDS encoding AraC family transcriptional regulator; translated protein: MTVSASSARVLSEAANMADRHAHRVIDLRRSGRALGGSYLYEGEALITGWHSHDVHQIEYALHGVVEVETNSAHYLLPPQQAAWIPAGLDHQAIMNPDVRTVAVMFDPTLIADGGDRARILAVSPLIREMMIYALRWPIERPVGCPQSDGFFRTMADLVAEALDHEAPLSLPTSQNPIVEAATTYTKAHLDSVTIEDVSRAVSVSERTLRRLFQDSLGLSWRTYLMHTRMLRAMALLAAPEQTVRETSTAVGFDSVSSFTRAFAQFAGETPSSYRRRVTGTDADV